A stretch of the Acyrthosiphon pisum isolate AL4f chromosome A2, pea_aphid_22Mar2018_4r6ur, whole genome shotgun sequence genome encodes the following:
- the LOC100169147 gene encoding cilia- and flagella-associated protein 57-like yields MSRPMMIPTLSPKFFFGLTTQVNGNCLFLNENEIVYPASGVLVIYNTAHHKQKYIHLAEPQKVITAMALCINKNVIAVAEKGDKKKPTISIYDLDSMKRKKLLTVLTDLKTDNFINIKFSFDDTYLAALTNGPDFMMYYYNWENSKIESYVKASNPPNAEGPVLDMALNPSDNTICCFVGKGLFRLVTISDSIWRQYGFQKADNLDFSTVCWLNGDRILAGTTDGRIVIVENGELIAMYNVKTMMDFDPKHRIKAPLDVVPLSKESNQRMDIRCCIPIKIGLIFVFGDSCVYYYEKTNHRYKRRNEFLKQTDSNLNALDTDRPMHNIETLSISPKNLKMICVTRRSQLFWAPLAEIPDTYMNAQNIVYFKPLGEDLHHGGISSLSTCKWKPIFITCGKVDHTIRVWNYLNCSLLLSQQYQEDVFSVSLHPSGLYSVAAFTGKVEFQLVHTEGLKSWREFAVTSCNLTEFSMSGHMFALANQFDVDVYCSVKFEKRFTYKGHSNTITAMVWAPNDMKLVTCGKDGAIYEFNTRTGERDMDIVHSKTIYMDLAISNDTNQIFPAAQDGRFKEINNQSVNFFMTNYIPTLNYCKT; encoded by the exons ATGTCACGGCCTATGATGATACCGACCTTAAgcccaaaattttttttcggtcTCACAACTCAAGTGAACGGTAATTGTTTATTTCtgaatgaaaatgaaatagtcTATCCAGCGTCTGGTGTCCTCGTCATTTACAACACTGCCcatcataaacaaaaatatatacacctGGCCGAACCACAAAAAGTCATCACTGCTATGGCCCTCTGCATTAACAA AAACGTTATAGCTGTGGCAGAGAAAGGTGACAAGAAGAAACCTACCATCAGTATTTATGACCTGGACTCGATGAAAcgaaaaaaactattaactgtGTTAACGGATTTGAAAAccgataattttattaatataaaattctcATTTGATGATACTTATTTGGCAGCCCTCACTAATGGACCGGATTTTATGATGTACTACTACAATtgggaaaattcaaaaatcgaaAGCTACGTGAAAGCTAGCAACCCTCCAAATGCCGAAGGACCAGTGTTAgac ATGGCCTTAAATCCATCCGACAATACTATATGCTGTTTTGTTGGTAAAGGGCTTTTCCGACTAGTCACTATCAGTGATTCTATTTGGCGACAGTACGGTTTTCAAAAAGCTGACAATTTGGATTTTTCCACCGTATGTTGGTTGAACGGTGATAG GATTTTAGCTGGTACTACGGATGGTCGTATAGTAATAGTAGAGAATGGAGAACTTATAGCTATGTACAACGTTAAAACAATGATGGATTTTGATCCAAAACATAGAATAAAAGCTCCTTTAGACGTTGTTCCCTTATCAAAAGAAAGCAATCAACGAATGGACATAAGATGTTGTATTCCGATCAAGATAGGTTTAATATTCGTGTTCGGCGATTCCTGTGTTTATTACTACGAAAAAACTAATCACAg aTACAAAAGACGAAATGAATTCTTGAAGCAAACTGACTCAAACTTAAATGCTTTGGATACCGATAGACCTATGCATAACATAGAGACACTGTCTATAAGtccaaaaaacctaaaaatgatTTGTGTTACAAGGCGGTCACAATTGTTTTGGGCACCGTTGGCtgaaattccagacacatataTG aacGCACAGAATATTGTTTACTTTAAGCCTCTTGGTGAAGACTTGCATCATGGTGGTATCTCCAGCTTGTCAACGTGTAAATGGAAACCAATATTCATAACTTGTGGAAAGGTTGACCACACCATTAGGGTTTGGAACTATTTGAATTGTTCATTATTACTGTCACAACAATACCAAGAAGATGTGTTTAGTGTTTCACTACACCCTTCTGGGTTATATTCCGTAGCCGCATTCACGGGGAAAGTCGAGTTTCAATTGGTGCACACGGAAGGTCTGAAATCGTGGAGAGAGTTCGCTGTGACGAGTTGTAACTTAACCGAATTTAGTATGTCCGGTCACATGTTTGCTTTAGCTAACCAATTCGACGTCGATGTGTATTGTTCGGTGAAATTTGAGAAAAGGTTTACGTACAAAGGACATTCAAATACG ATCACGGCTATGGTATGGGCGCCAAACGATATGAAACTAGTTACGTGTGGAAAAGATGGTGCTATTTACGAATTTAATACAAGGACTGGTGAAAGGGACATGGATATCGTACATTCTAAAACGATTTATATGGATTTGGCCATTTCAAACGACACTAATCAGATTTTCCCAGCTGCTCAGGATGGCCGAttcaaagaaataaataatcaatcgGTTAACTTttttatgacaaattatatacctacactcaattattgtaaaacttag
- the LOC100575597 gene encoding ER membrane protein complex subunit 3: MAELVLDINIRGWVFLPIVLITFLVGVIRHYVSLLITSQKKVELTQVQDSQVLIRSRMLRENGRYISKQGFYMRRHYFNNEENGYFKTQKRAAPAQTAMPDPSMMTEMLKGNVTNVLPMVVIGGWINWMFSGFVTTKVPFPLTLRFKPMLQRGIELVSLDAAWVSSASWYFLNVFGLRSIYALVLGENNAADQSRLMQDQMSGAAMSMPMDPKVAFKAEWEALEISSHKWALADLDNEVLNVLLNKSIK; this comes from the exons ATGGCTGAGTTGGTGTTGGACATCAATATTCGAGGTTGGGTCTTTTTACCGATTGTATTGATCACGTTCCTTGTTGGGGTCATTCGGCATTATGTGTCATTGTTAATCACGTctcaaaaaaaagttgagctGACACAAGTACAGGATAGTCAAGTGCTAATTAGATCACGCATGCTACGTGAAAATGGTCGATACATATCTAAACAAGGATTCTATATGCGTCGTCACTACTTTAACAATGAGGAGAATGGTTACTTTAAGACCCAAAAAAGAGCAGCTCCTGCTCAAACAGCTATGCCTGATCCAAGTATGATGACTGAAATGTTGAAAGGAAACGTTACCAACGTCTTGCCAATGGTGGTCATTGGTGGTTGGATCAATTGGATGTTCTCTGGATTTGTCACTACCAAAGTACCATTTCCCTTAACCCTACGTTTCAAACCAATGTTACAAAGAG GTATTGAATTGGTTTCATTAGATGCAGCTTGGGTGTCGTCTGCTTcgtggtattttttaaatgtatttgggCTTCGGAGCATATATGCACTAGTTTTAGGTGAAAATAATGCTGCAGATCAGTCACGTTTGATGCAAGATCAAATGTCCGGTGCTGCTATGTCCATGCCTATGGATCCAAAAGTAGCTTTTAAAGCAGAATGGGAAGCATTGGAAATTAGCTCTCATAAATGGGCCCTTGCAGATCTTGATAATGAAGTGcttaatgtattattgaataaaagtattaagtaa
- the LOC100575793 gene encoding glycine--tRNA ligase-like — protein MEKCIGCADRSAYDLTKHGEETKQRLVAERKLPAPKTIQVTELEMDKGLIGKTLRKDSKECVEKLSKLSINEVKQLHKFIDNGKRDPTTGLTLCKIGNKEFQINKEMIPLKSYSKTIHVEEIVPNVIEPSFGIGRIIYTLLEHTFKIREKDEQRTYLSLPPLVAPLKCCVLPLLDNDKFTPLVSMLSKSLCLKGVSNKIDDSSGSVGRRYARTDEIAVPYCITVDFDSLVEPQSVTIRERDSMEQIRVPVSDVVDLVYNLSQGNTVWNVAKAKYPIFESQQTNE, from the exons atggaaa AGTGTATTGGTTGTGCTGATCGGTCAGCATATGACCTCACTAAACATGGTGAAGAAACTAAACAAAGATTAGTGGCTGAAAGAAAATTGCCTGCACCTAAAACAATTCAAGTTACAG AATTGGAAATGGATAAAGGTTTGATTGGTAAGACACTACGCAAAGATTCCAAAGAGTGTgttgaaaaattatcaaaactgtCAATAAACGAAGTTAAACAATTACACAAATTCATTGATAATGG AAAACGTGATCCAACTACTGGATTAACTTTGTGTAAAATTGGTAATAAAGAATTCCAGATAAACAAAGAAATGATCCCACTCAAATCttattcaaaaactatacaTGTTGAAGAGATTGTTCCTAATGTAATAGAACCATCATTTGGTATTGGCcgaattatttatacattattagaacatacatttaaaattcgtGAAAAGGATGAGCAAAGAACT tacTTATCATTGCCTCCATTAGTAGCACCTTTAAAATGTTGTGTTCTTCCATTGCTTGACAATGATAAGTTCACACCCCTAGTATCTATGTTGT ccaaAAGCTTATGCCTGAAAGGtgtatcaaataaaattgatgATTCAAGTGGGTCTGTAGGACGCCGGTATGCAAGAACCGACGAGATAGCAGTACCTTATTGCATTACTGTAGATTTTGACTCATTGGTTGAACCCCAATCGGTAACCATACGAGAGAGGGATTCAATGGAACAAATCCGAGTACCT gtATCTGATGTTGTGGATTTGGTATACAATTTATCACAAGGCAATACTGTTTGGAATGTAGCTAAAGCTAAATATCCTATATTTGAGTCTCAACAGACAAATGAATaa
- the LOC100160007 gene encoding transcription termination factor 4, mitochondrial produces MLLMRTFRTCYLCHCSKMITSKNMSVAVNDLNVVPEHLCNLAKQLNVKSTMLSKVINNHQEKLKFYTESRWLVLFEYLTQYDFKTSELLEMIDSNPDILSINRQHLQRCMIAWTNFRFEDKKLRQLIILQPSCLLLDDKLILSRIPKLLSYVGNKQNRLLELISYSPNILFDNWKYIESKLDYILLNMELGPTQFVTTSVLSSTLFDLKCRHTFLVKLGMYKPRDPKASPNLITGNPSLKAIIETSDKQFAVKVAGVTAEEFFVFKKIFKKQLDEENDDDSDEREYYSDDN; encoded by the coding sequence aTGTTGTTAATGAGAACATTTCGAACATGTTATTTGTGTCATTGTTCAAAAATGATCACATCTAAAAATATGTCTGTTGCAGTAAATGACTTGAATGTCGTACCAGAACACTTATGTAACTTGGCTAAGCAGTTAAATGTAAAAAGTACAATGTTATCCAAAGTTATAAACAACCATCaagagaaattaaaattttacactgAATCAAGGTGGCTTGtactatttgaatatttaacgcAGTATGACTTTAAAACATCTGAGCTTTTAGAAATGATAGATTCAAATCCagatatattaagtataaatagaCAACACTTACAAAGATGCATGATTGCATGGACTAACTTTCGTTTTGAAGACAAAAAATTAAgacaactaataattttacaacCTTCTTGTTTGCTGCTAGACGATAAGCTAATTCTATCCAGAATTCCTAAACTTTTGTCATATGttggtaataaacaaaataggttATTAGAATTGATATCATATTCgccaaatattttgtttgacaaTTGGAAATATATTGAGTCTAAATTAGATTATATATTGTTGAACATGGAACTTGGTCCTACTCAATTTGTTACGACGAGTGTTTTGTCCTCAAcactttttgatttaaaatgtagacATACTTTTTTGGTAAAACTAGGTATGTACAAACCTCGAGATCCAAAGGCTAGTCCAAATCTAATAACTGGTAATCCTTCATTGAAAGCAATCATTGAAACAAGTGATAAGCAGTTTGCTGTTAAAGTTGCTGGAGTTACAGCTGaagaattttttgtttttaaaaaaatatttaaaaaacaattagatGAAGAGAATGATGATGATTCAGATGAACGTGAATATTACAGTGatgataattga